In one Sphingobacterium daejeonense genomic region, the following are encoded:
- a CDS encoding tyrosine-type recombinase/integrase: MGAIKKMYELILDKKIQLDYLYPKRSFSKLPKFFSKEEVRNILDNTQNLKHKAILMTIYSCGLRLSELLNLKIKDIKSSDGIIRIHQSKGNKDRIVSLPDKLLATLRHYYQAFKPKEYLFEGEKGGKYSERSVQLILKKALIKANVQSEGSVHTLRHSYATHLIQSGIDIRIVKELLGHENIKTTMIYTHITDIDKQKTPSPLDLL; this comes from the coding sequence GTGGGCGCAATCAAGAAGATGTACGAACTGATATTGGACAAAAAAATCCAACTGGATTACTTATACCCGAAACGCTCATTTTCTAAATTACCTAAATTCTTTTCAAAAGAAGAAGTAAGAAATATTCTCGATAACACTCAAAATCTAAAACACAAGGCTATTCTGATGACAATCTATAGTTGTGGACTACGTCTTAGCGAACTGTTGAATCTCAAAATCAAAGACATAAAATCTTCCGATGGAATTATCAGAATCCATCAAAGCAAAGGTAATAAAGATCGGATTGTATCATTACCAGACAAATTGCTGGCGACTTTGAGACATTATTATCAAGCATTCAAGCCAAAGGAGTACCTCTTCGAAGGTGAGAAGGGTGGCAAGTATAGCGAACGAAGTGTACAGTTGATTCTGAAAAAAGCATTGATCAAAGCAAATGTTCAGTCGGAAGGCTCTGTACATACATTGCGACATTCTTATGCCACACATTTAATCCAATCAGGTATCGATATCCGAATTGTAAAAGAGTTATTGGGTCATGAAAATATAAAAACGACTATGATCTACACTCATATCACTGACATAGACAAGCAAAAGACTCCTAGCCCTCTTGATTTATTATAA
- a CDS encoding (Fe-S)-binding protein codes for MKVALFVPCYIDLIYPEVSIATLELLEKHNIEVVVPLNQTCCGQPTANEGDQKNSAKMEKVFAQNFQDLNVDYIVGPAGSCVKQIKLHFDAIEQTEKVTAMRAKTIELVEFFTDVLKITDFSDLSFPHTVAIHNSCSSIRGLHISSRSEWQEPRFNKTEELLKTIQNINIKHINRPDECCGFGGTFCVTDEAVSAKMGQDKVSDYVGNEIEYVVSPDMSCLMHQKGVSDKEKTGLKFLHVAQVLNNGPF; via the coding sequence ATGAAAGTAGCGCTTTTTGTCCCTTGTTATATCGACCTTATCTATCCCGAAGTTTCAATTGCCACGTTGGAATTATTAGAAAAACACAACATAGAAGTTGTCGTTCCACTTAATCAAACCTGTTGCGGACAGCCGACTGCCAATGAAGGAGATCAGAAAAATTCGGCAAAGATGGAAAAAGTTTTTGCTCAAAACTTTCAGGATTTGAACGTAGATTATATCGTTGGTCCTGCCGGAAGTTGCGTGAAACAAATAAAACTTCATTTCGATGCCATCGAGCAAACTGAAAAAGTAACGGCAATGCGGGCAAAAACAATTGAGCTAGTGGAGTTTTTCACAGATGTCCTGAAAATCACGGATTTTTCTGACTTATCATTTCCGCATACAGTCGCCATTCACAACAGTTGCAGTTCTATCAGAGGATTGCACATCAGTTCTCGCTCCGAATGGCAGGAACCTCGCTTCAATAAAACAGAAGAACTTTTGAAAACCATTCAGAATATCAATATCAAACACATCAACAGACCCGATGAATGTTGTGGTTTTGGCGGAACGTTTTGTGTAACTGATGAAGCAGTAAGTGCCAAAATGGGACAAGACAAAGTTTCGGATTATGTCGGTAACGAAATTGAATACGTTGTTTCGCCAGATATGTCTTGCCTGATGCACCAAAAAGGCGTTTCGGACAAAGAAAAAACTGGATTGAAATTTCTACACGTGGCTCAGGTGTTGAATAACGGAC
- a CDS encoding cupin domain-containing protein, with product MKNKNLDQDFGTLSETINRLVKLGYTHDFNIMDECIVCHKENITLSPDDFQIDHVYRFEGDSDPEYQSILYAISSTKFDVRGTLVNGYGTSSDEVTTKLIEKLNTHNNQNKMESKSNDETPQRPDSERLLNAPFVEMNLQEVIKQIKSETTWIDSDRNAVTLFKSETMRIVLIGLHKNAELKPHKANGVISVQVIEGNIEFTAEDQITSLEKRQMIALQENIIHSVKALTESFFLLTLAMNNK from the coding sequence ATGAAAAATAAAAATTTAGACCAAGACTTTGGCACATTGTCAGAAACCATTAATCGACTTGTTAAGTTAGGTTACACCCACGACTTTAATATAATGGACGAATGTATTGTATGCCATAAGGAAAATATTACATTATCACCAGACGATTTTCAAATTGACCACGTCTATCGCTTTGAGGGCGACTCAGACCCTGAATACCAGTCCATACTTTACGCCATTTCATCTACAAAGTTTGACGTTAGAGGAACTTTAGTAAATGGTTACGGCACTTCATCAGACGAAGTGACAACAAAACTGATAGAAAAATTAAACACTCATAACAACCAAAATAAAATGGAAAGTAAATCAAATGACGAAACACCACAACGGCCAGATAGTGAACGCTTATTAAATGCACCGTTTGTAGAAATGAATTTACAAGAGGTTATTAAACAAATAAAAAGTGAAACTACTTGGATTGACAGCGACCGAAATGCCGTTACACTTTTCAAATCGGAAACTATGAGAATTGTGCTTATAGGACTACACAAAAACGCAGAACTAAAACCGCACAAGGCTAACGGAGTAATAAGTGTTCAAGTAATTGAAGGCAACATAGAATTTACAGCAGAAGATCAAATTACTTCTCTGGAAAAAAGACAAATGATAGCATTACAAGAAAATATTATTCATAGTGTTAAAGCGTTGACAGAAAGTTTTTTTCTATTAACACTTGCAATGAACAACAAATAG
- a CDS encoding DUF1304 domain-containing protein produces MEFIYIISKILIAIVAIEHLFILWMEMFAWETTGKKVFKGALPEELFKPTKGLASNQGLYNGFLSAGLIWSFFISDPIWQKNVALFFLGCVITAGVYGAIVSSKKIFFTQALPAIIALTFTLLS; encoded by the coding sequence ATGGAGTTTATATACATCATTTCAAAAATACTGATAGCAATAGTCGCTATTGAACACCTATTCATTTTATGGATGGAAATGTTTGCTTGGGAAACAACAGGCAAAAAAGTTTTCAAAGGAGCATTGCCAGAAGAACTATTTAAACCGACAAAAGGGTTAGCCTCCAATCAAGGTTTATATAATGGTTTTTTGTCGGCAGGACTTATTTGGAGTTTCTTTATTTCCGACCCAATTTGGCAAAAAAACGTTGCCCTGTTCTTCTTAGGTTGTGTTATTACAGCAGGTGTTTACGGAGCTATCGTTTCATCTAAAAAAATATTTTTCACACAAGCATTACCTGCCATTATCGCCTTGACATTTACGTTATTGAGTTAG